The following coding sequences are from one Arachis hypogaea cultivar Tifrunner chromosome 7, arahy.Tifrunner.gnm2.J5K5, whole genome shotgun sequence window:
- the LOC112702425 gene encoding probable aquaporin PIP-type 7a: protein MEAKEQDVSLGANKFPERQPIGTAAQSQDEPKDYQEPPPAPLFEPSELTSWSFYRAGIAEFVATFLFLYITILTVMGVNRAPNKCASVGIQGIAWAFGGMIFALVYCTAGISGGHINPAVTFGLFLARKLSLTRAVFYIVMQCLGAICGAGVVKGFEGKNLYGTYGGGANKVNDGYTKGDGLGAEIVGTFILVYTVFSATDAKRNARDSHVPILAPLPIGFAVFLVHLATIPITGTGINAARSLGAAIIFNKHDGWHEHWVFWVGPFIGAALAALYHVVVIRAIPFKSK from the exons atgGAAGCGAAGGAGCAGGATGTGTCGTTGGGAGCTAACAAGTTCCCGGAAAGGCAGCCGATCGGTACGGCGGCGCAGAGCCAAGACGAGCCGAAGGACTACCAGGAGCCACCGCCAGCTCCACTGTTCGAGCCATCTGAGCTGACGTCATGGTCATTTTACAGAGCTGGCATCGCGGAGTTCGTTGCTACTTTCCTTTTTCTCTACATCACCATCTTGACCGTCATGGGGGTTAACAGAGCACCCAACAAGTGCGCTTCCGTCGGTATCCAAGGTATCGCTTGGGCCTTCGGTGGTATGATCTTCGCTCTCGTTTACTGCACCGCCGGTATCTCAG GGGGTCATATAAACCCGGCCGTGACGTTTGGGTTGTTCTTGGCGAGGAAGTTGTCGTTGACAAGGGCGGTTTTCTACATAGTGATGCAGTGCCTTGGAGCTATCTGCGGTGCAGGTGTGGTGAAGGGATTCGAGGGAAAGAACTTGTACGGAACCTATGGAGGTGGTGCCAACAAGGTGAACGACGGCTACACCAAGGGCGATGGCCTTGGTGCTGAGATCGTTGGTACCTTCATCCTTGTCTACACCGTCTTCTCCGCCACTGATGCCAAGCGTAACGCTAGAGATTCACACGTCCCT attttggcaccgttgccaatTGGATTCGCTGTGTTCTTGGTGCACTTGGCCACCATCCCTATCACCGGAACTGGTATCAACGCTGCTCGCAGTCTTGGTGCTGCTATCATCTTCAACAAGCACGATGGCTGGCATGAGCAC TGGGTGTTCTGGGTTGGACCATTCATTGGTGCAGCTCTTGCAGCTCTCTACCACGTGGTGGTAATCAGAGCCATTCCCTTTAAGTCCAAGTGA
- the LOC112701126 gene encoding uncharacterized protein, whose amino-acid sequence MADKENPQLSQDDLLAQIAELQAEVRRIAELSTQNNGENSKGSAHSATDPLNIAPPKEKLTLDNPFSEEITNYQMPKNFTLPTALEPYKGFGDPRAHIKKFQSMMFFNGPKNEPVLCRAFPTYLDGAALLWFSKLPEGSISSFEDLARSFIDYFAASRIYVHGSDYLGTIKQGQHESLKDYMTRFADATMEIQDLDPAVHLHALKAGLRPGKFRETIAITKPKTLEEFRERAAGQMEIEELREAQKSDKQPHRRDEERTFRSPGNRDTKKPPKPASKYNTYTRFNTRRENIIREILNAKIIKPPARAGNYQDQRFVDKTKHCAFHRKFSHTTDDCIVAKDLLERLARQGLLDKYIETRKGKGGNSDRAEHKQATADDKKERITPDPPRGVINHISGGFASGGETSSARKRSYRAMLAIEGTIQPKKDKGPDVTISFNQTDFKSASPNLDDPVVISIQVGDLLVRKTLLDPGSSADVLFYSTFTKMKLSEKLIQPSSGELIGFSGERVPIMGHIWLKTTMGEIPMAKSIDIQYLIVNCYSPYNIILGRPALNTFRAVVSTLHLCVKFPVQENKIATVYADHQEARQCYNAGLKPVQTKQEARPQVQTIQTSASTASLADLDPREDLGERPRPMDNLQ is encoded by the coding sequence ATGGCTGACAAGGAAAATCCACAACTATCACAGGATGACCTCCTAGCTCAGATCGCTGAGCTTCAGGCGGAGGTACGGAGGATAGCCGAGCTCTCAACGCAAAACAATGGAGAGAACTCCAAAGGCTCGGCTCATAGTGCCACAGACCCCTTGAACATCGCCCCGCCAAAGGAGAAGCTCACCCTCGACAACCCCTTCTCCGAGGAGATCACAAATTATCAGATGCCAAAAAACTTTACTCTCCCAACCGCATTGGAACCGTACAAAGGGTTCGGCGACCCCCGAGCCCACATAAAGAAGTTCCAGTCAATGATGTTTTTCAACGGCCCTAAGAACGAGCCTGTCCTTTGCCGAGCATTCCCAACCTACCTCGACGGCGCTGCATTACTCTGGTTCTCCAAACTCCCTGAGGGATCAATCTCCTCTTTCGAAGATCTTGCCAGATCATTCATCGACTACTTTGCCGCATCAAGAATCTACGTACACGGATCGGACTATCTCGGCACCATCAAACAAGGCCAGCATGAGAGCCTGAAAGACTACATGACCAGGTTCGCTGACGCCACCATGGAGATCCAAGACTTGGACCCAGCTGTTCACCTACACGCTCTCAAGGCCGGCCTCAGGCCTGGAAAATTTCGGGAGACCATTGCCATAACAAAACCAAAAACCCTAGAGGAATTCCGAGAAAGAGCGGCTGGACAAATGGAAATTGAAGAACTCCGAGAAGCCCAGAAATCAGACAAACAACCACACCGGAGAGATGAGGAAAGGACCTTCAGATCTCCAGGCAACAGGGACACAAAGAAACCTCCTAAGCCAGCGTCAAAATACAACACATACACCAGATTCAACACCAGAAGAGAAAACATCATCAGAGAAATCCTCAACGCCAAAATCATAAAACCACCAGCCCGAGCAGGGAACTACCAGGATCAACGATTCGTGGACAAGACAAAACACTGTGCATTCCATCGGAAGTTCAGTCATACCACAGATGACTGCATCGTCGCAAAGGACCTCCTGGAAAGACTAGCACGCCAAGGTCTCCTGGACAAGTACATTGAGACCCGGAAGGGCAAAGGAGGAAACTCGGACAGGGCAGAGCATAAGCAAGCAACGGCTGACGACAAAAAAGAAAGGATCACTCCTGATCCGCCAAGAGGAGTCATCAACCACATATCGGGAGGATTCGCAAGCGGAGGAGAAACAAGCTCGGCCAGGAAGCGGAGCTACAGAGCAATGCTGGCAATCGAAGGAACCATACAACCAAAGAAGGACAAAGGACCAGACGTCACAATATCCTTCAACCAAACAGACTTCAAATCGGCAAGCCCTAACCTCGACGACCCCGTGGTAATTTCAATCCAGGTTGGAGATCTGTTGGTAAGAAAAACATTGTTAGATCCAGGTAGTAGTGCTGACGTTTTATTTTACTCCACGTTCACTAAAATGAAATTATCAGAAAAATTGATACAACCCTCCTCTGGAGAGCTAATTGGGTTCTCCGGAGAGAGAGTCCCCATCATGGGACACATATGGCTGAAGACCACAATGGGAGAGATCCCTATGGCAAAATCAATTGATATTCAATACCTAATAGTAAACTGTTACAGCCCTTATAATATTATACTTGGGAGACCCGCACTGAACACATTCAGGGCAGTGGTGTCCACATTACATCTGTGTGTCAAGTTTCCAGTGCAGGAAAACAAGATCGCTACGGTGTATGCCGACCATCAAGAAGCTCGGCAATGCTATAACGCCGGTCTGAAACCAGtacaaacaaaacaggaagctcgGCCCCAGGTCCAAACCATCCAAACGTCTGCCAGCACAGCGTCATTAGCCGATCTTGACCCTAGGGAAGATCTCGGCGAAAGACCTCGGCCAATGGACAACCTTCAATAA